A stretch of Aerococcaceae bacterium zg-252 DNA encodes these proteins:
- a CDS encoding sugar ABC transporter permease gives MNGKKSRTRFALLCVFPATILFFIFMIYPTFQVFKMSLYKWGGYSPKKTFVGLNNFKILMEDMKFVKSFQDTILAIVVVTIVTLTLAIIFAAILSREKIKGQNFFRIIFYIPNILSIVVIAGIFSAIYNPKQGLLNSILSLFNGGGQPILWLGDKHLVNYAIIGALIWQAIGYYMVMYMASMANIPDSFYEAADLDGAGKFKQFFAVTLPLVWNNIRTTLTFFIISTINLSFLLVQTMTSGGPNGASEVVLSYMYKQAYSNSSYGYAMAIGVIVFTFSFVLSAIVSFVTKRDILEY, from the coding sequence ATGAATGGAAAAAAATCCCGAACACGTTTTGCATTACTTTGTGTTTTTCCAGCTACGATATTATTCTTTATTTTTATGATTTATCCAACCTTTCAAGTGTTTAAAATGTCATTATATAAATGGGGTGGCTACTCCCCCAAAAAAACATTTGTTGGGCTGAATAATTTTAAAATTTTAATGGAAGATATGAAGTTTGTAAAAAGTTTTCAAGATACTATTTTAGCCATTGTGGTGGTAACGATTGTGACGCTAACCTTAGCGATTATCTTTGCAGCCATTTTGTCACGTGAAAAAATTAAAGGACAAAACTTTTTTAGAATTATTTTCTATATACCAAATATACTATCTATTGTTGTTATCGCAGGGATTTTCTCTGCTATTTACAATCCAAAACAAGGTTTATTAAATTCAATTTTATCTTTATTTAATGGTGGAGGTCAGCCGATTCTTTGGTTAGGGGATAAACATTTAGTCAATTATGCGATTATCGGTGCACTTATTTGGCAGGCGATAGGGTACTATATGGTAATGTATATGGCGAGTATGGCCAATATTCCGGATAGTTTTTATGAAGCAGCTGATTTGGACGGTGCTGGTAAGTTCAAACAATTTTTTGCTGTAACATTACCATTGGTTTGGAATAATATTCGGACAACACTGACATTCTTTATTATTAGTACGATTAATTTGAGTTTTTTACTGGTGCAAACGATGACGAGTGGTGGGCCGAATGGGGCAAGTGAAGTTGTACTGTCCTATATGTATAAACAAGCCTACTCAAACTCAAGTTATGGCTATGCCATGGCGATTGGTGTTATCGTCTTTACATTTTCATTTGTATTATCTGCAATTGTTAGCTTTGTAACGAAACGTGATATTTTAGAATATTAG
- a CDS encoding carbohydrate ABC transporter permease, with translation MKQSGTKLYKVFIYLVLCLLAISIIIPVGWVFLASIKENSEFYRSPWAMPAGIYFQNFVDAWNRASMGAYVLNSIVVTAMALSLLLVTALPASYVLARFDFPGKRLLRQLFKGGLFINVNYIVVPIFLMFVDAQKFLTSAHIEFMPMLLNNRFMLAVVYASTALPFTIHLLSSYFITLPSTFEEAAAIDGAGYFTTMLKIMIPMAKPSIITVILFNFLSFWNEYIISFTFMTKQELRTLPVGLMNLMAAQNAAQQYGQLYAGMVMVMLPTLILYIFVQKQLTEGMTAGGSKE, from the coding sequence ATGAAACAATCTGGAACAAAATTATATAAAGTATTTATTTATTTAGTACTTTGTTTATTAGCGATTTCCATTATTATTCCGGTAGGATGGGTCTTTCTAGCGTCTATTAAAGAAAATTCTGAGTTTTATCGTTCGCCATGGGCAATGCCAGCTGGTATTTATTTTCAAAACTTTGTTGATGCTTGGAATCGTGCCAGTATGGGAGCATATGTTTTAAATTCAATTGTGGTTACGGCAATGGCATTGAGCTTATTATTGGTTACGGCATTGCCAGCATCTTATGTATTAGCACGATTTGATTTTCCTGGAAAACGGCTGTTGCGTCAATTATTTAAAGGCGGCTTATTTATCAATGTTAACTACATTGTAGTGCCAATCTTCTTAATGTTTGTAGATGCACAAAAATTTTTAACGAGTGCTCATATTGAGTTTATGCCAATGCTATTAAATAACCGTTTTATGTTAGCAGTGGTCTATGCGTCAACAGCTTTACCTTTTACCATTCATTTACTCTCTAGCTACTTCATCACCTTACCGAGTACATTTGAAGAAGCAGCAGCAATTGATGGGGCTGGGTATTTTACAACGATGTTAAAAATTATGATACCGATGGCGAAACCAAGTATTATTACGGTCATTCTATTTAATTTCTTGAGTTTTTGGAATGAGTACATTATTTCGTTTACCTTTATGACGAAACAAGAATTACGTACTTTACCCGTAGGGTTGATGAATTTAATGGCAGCACAAAATGCGGCACAACAATATGGACAGTTATATGCAGGAATGGTTATGGTTATGTTACCAACATTAATTTTATACATTTTTGTTCAAAAACAATTAACTGAAGGTATGACAGCCGGTGGTTCAAAAGAATAG
- the nagA gene encoding N-acetylglucosamine-6-phosphate deacetylase: MNYYIKAKGIVLDDTVAENQYLEVVNGKFGSIVKSVPDGSKVVDYSESLIAPGLVDTHIHGYKSYDVMDNDFEGIKVISNGLLECGVTSWLPTTLTSSIELLDAVCQTIGEHYQEVTGAKIRGIFLEGPFFTEKYKGAQNPKYMGDPSIPVLDKWHQLSNQLVNKIAIAPERKGVKEFIEFASSKGIYTALAHSDATYEEAHAAVEAGANIFIHTYNGMSGLHHRNPGMVGAALSCDNVFAELICDGHHVHPAAAKVVVKARGPEETVLITDCMRAGGMGDGESMLGEFEVIVKEGTARLKDNGSLAGSILELKQGVKNVYDWGLVEAADALRMASLSPAKSVGIENVCGRIAPGYDADFIVVSPQLELEATYLDGTLRYEAK, from the coding sequence ATGAACTATTATATTAAAGCAAAAGGTATCGTGTTAGATGATACAGTCGCTGAAAATCAATATTTAGAAGTAGTTAATGGCAAATTTGGTTCAATTGTCAAAAGCGTTCCAGACGGTAGTAAGGTTGTTGATTATTCAGAATCGTTAATTGCACCGGGGCTTGTGGATACTCATATTCATGGATATAAGTCATATGATGTAATGGACAATGATTTTGAAGGTATTAAAGTAATATCGAATGGTTTATTAGAGTGTGGGGTGACTTCATGGTTGCCGACTACTTTAACGTCATCAATTGAATTATTAGATGCAGTGTGCCAAACGATTGGTGAACACTACCAAGAAGTAACTGGTGCAAAAATTCGAGGTATTTTCCTAGAGGGGCCATTTTTTACTGAAAAGTATAAAGGTGCTCAAAATCCAAAATATATGGGGGACCCGTCGATTCCAGTGTTAGATAAATGGCATCAATTATCAAATCAATTAGTGAATAAAATTGCGATAGCACCTGAACGTAAAGGAGTTAAAGAATTTATTGAATTTGCGTCAAGCAAAGGAATTTATACGGCATTAGCCCATAGTGATGCAACGTATGAAGAAGCACATGCAGCAGTGGAAGCAGGAGCAAATATTTTTATTCATACATATAATGGAATGAGTGGACTACATCATCGCAATCCTGGTATGGTTGGGGCAGCGTTGTCGTGTGATAATGTATTTGCTGAATTGATTTGTGACGGACACCATGTGCATCCAGCAGCAGCCAAAGTCGTGGTTAAAGCTCGAGGTCCAGAAGAGACGGTTTTAATTACGGACTGTATGCGTGCTGGCGGTATGGGTGACGGAGAGTCCATGTTAGGTGAATTTGAAGTAATCGTCAAAGAGGGTACTGCACGTCTAAAAGATAATGGTAGCCTAGCTGGTTCGATTTTAGAGTTAAAACAAGGTGTTAAAAATGTCTATGACTGGGGCTTGGTAGAAGCAGCAGATGCTTTAAGAATGGCGTCACTATCACCAGCTAAATCAGTCGGTATTGAAAATGTTTGTGGACGAATTGCACCAGGATATGATGCAGATTTTATTGTAGTATCGCCACAGTTAGAATTAGAAGCAACTTATTTAGACGGTACACTACGTTACGAAGCAAAATAA
- a CDS encoding ROK family protein: MKKALGVDIEDTKIVAAIIYEDGTFKHRIDEKTTAENAEVMYETLLSVIHHVLILSGESWNTLVGIGLGVPGKVNVKEGVAVYQNNIPWSNFPLVARLKQDFPGVVVKIDNDVKVAAYAEYRLLALDSEDMFGYVTVSTGIACANIWNNQMIRGSGFSGEIGFVPVPSSTGLRAVEKVAAGPAIEQAAREMYQNPTLTTAEVFDKWQQCEWQAAQIIEQSALGVALSIYSMICLLDPKVIILGGNIPVRNPKYVDLIKIELKKIIHEEQLHILEQIQISKLESNNGIVGAGFLVM, encoded by the coding sequence ATGAAAAAAGCATTAGGTGTCGATATTGAGGACACAAAAATTGTGGCTGCGATTATCTATGAGGACGGCACATTTAAACACCGGATTGATGAAAAAACGACTGCCGAAAATGCTGAAGTTATGTATGAAACGTTGCTTTCAGTGATTCACCATGTGTTGATATTATCTGGAGAATCGTGGAATACTTTAGTAGGTATAGGGTTAGGCGTTCCTGGAAAAGTGAATGTGAAAGAGGGTGTAGCAGTCTATCAAAATAATATTCCATGGTCAAATTTTCCCCTTGTTGCTCGATTAAAACAAGATTTTCCTGGAGTGGTAGTGAAAATTGATAATGATGTTAAGGTAGCAGCCTATGCAGAATATCGTTTATTGGCACTGGATTCAGAGGATATGTTTGGGTATGTGACCGTTTCAACTGGGATTGCTTGTGCGAATATTTGGAATAATCAAATGATACGTGGTAGTGGTTTTTCAGGTGAAATTGGGTTTGTACCTGTTCCGTCCAGTACTGGCTTACGAGCTGTGGAAAAGGTTGCGGCTGGGCCTGCAATCGAACAAGCTGCAAGGGAAATGTATCAAAATCCAACTCTTACCACTGCTGAAGTGTTTGATAAATGGCAGCAATGTGAGTGGCAAGCAGCACAAATTATTGAACAAAGTGCGTTAGGTGTTGCATTAAGTATTTATTCAATGATTTGTTTATTAGATCCTAAAGTGATTATTCTAGGTGGTAATATACCGGTTCGAAATCCTAAATATGTTGATTTAATTAAAATTGAATTGAAGAAAATAATACATGAAGAACAGTTACACATATTAGAGCAGATACAGATTTCGAAATTAGAGAGTAATAATGGAATTGTGGGAGCAGGCTTTTTGGTAATGTAA
- a CDS encoding PTS system mannose/fructose/sorbose family transporter subunit IID, with amino-acid sequence MAFNIPTNYSNTTPAEKLDRATLNKMVWRSLNLQGSFNYERMQANGWLHSILPGLKKIHTDKNDLSASMAHNLEFFNTHPFLVTFVMGIVLSLEQNKLDIPTIRAVRVAAMGPLGGIGDAIFWFTLVPITAGITSQMALNGSVFGPILFLLIFNAVQFAIRYWLMYWSYDLGTNAIGVLTANAKEFTRAASMLGVFVVGALTCLYGGTNLGGLVINNGTTQTPTEIVEVVNEADLPTYQSIIYSDVAAEEKALGQGDASITALPSGRYQVKYFEYSETPVQIKIQEVLDGILPKLVPLVITLGLYYLLAFKKWTPIQCIALLLVLGLLGAGPFGWWPSIWG; translated from the coding sequence ATGGCATTTAATATTCCAACAAATTATTCAAATACAACGCCAGCTGAAAAATTAGATCGTGCAACCTTGAATAAAATGGTTTGGCGTTCACTAAACTTACAAGGTTCATTTAACTATGAACGTATGCAAGCGAATGGCTGGTTACATAGTATTTTACCAGGATTGAAAAAAATCCATACTGATAAAAATGACTTATCAGCTTCAATGGCACACAACTTAGAGTTCTTTAATACGCATCCATTCTTAGTTACCTTTGTAATGGGGATTGTATTATCACTAGAACAAAATAAATTAGATATTCCAACTATTCGTGCCGTACGTGTTGCTGCAATGGGACCATTGGGTGGTATCGGAGATGCGATTTTCTGGTTCACTTTAGTACCAATTACAGCAGGTATCACTTCTCAAATGGCATTAAACGGTAGTGTTTTTGGCCCAATTTTATTCCTATTAATCTTTAACGCAGTACAATTTGCGATTCGTTATTGGTTAATGTACTGGTCATATGACTTAGGTACAAATGCGATTGGTGTCTTAACTGCTAATGCGAAAGAATTTACACGTGCTGCTTCTATGTTAGGGGTATTCGTTGTAGGTGCGTTAACATGTCTATATGGTGGTACAAACTTGGGTGGTTTAGTTATTAATAACGGTACTACTCAAACTCCAACAGAAATTGTTGAAGTGGTTAATGAGGCTGATTTACCAACTTATCAATCAATCATCTATAGTGATGTAGCTGCTGAAGAAAAAGCACTTGGTCAAGGAGATGCTTCTATTACAGCATTACCAAGTGGACGTTACCAAGTGAAATACTTCGAGTATTCTGAAACACCAGTACAAATCAAAATTCAAGAAGTATTAGACGGTATCTTACCAAAATTAGTACCATTAGTGATTACTTTAGGATTGTACTACTTATTAGCGTTTAAAAAATGGACGCCAATTCAATGTATCGCATTGTTATTAGTACTAGGTTTATTAGGTGCTGGACCATTCGGTTGGTGGCCAAGCATTTGGGGATAA
- a CDS encoding carbohydrate ABC transporter substrate-binding protein, with protein MKKVLLSAAATLMAASVFVGLPLVSAEEMVKLDFAAVESAYGTDLWKEIIEAYKEINPNVEISLTQEKELEDALTPRFQSGDYPDVVMLGLSRKKALPETLIKDHALADLTDVKDLMIPGEEGTVADKLLPGFTDSTSTNPYNDGKTYLMPMFYGPTGLFYNKGLFKEKGWEVPKTWDEMWALADKAKEEGIALFTYPTASYLDTFFASVILNNGGLDFYNSAMNYDPEVWKGEDLSNVFEILGKLAENTEATTVANANNDSYTRNQQLILDNQALFMPNGTWVAGEMAEAPRADGFEWGMTPVPTVKEGMDRYAFTFIEHIWVPEGAEQKEAAKEFIAFLYSDKAAEIFATHNAIQPIKGIDAKLSEEQKVLYNVYTDGVLPGMGGFVATEAIEGVNLGETLYESFNSVVSGDLAVKDWQANVVDMMGKFHEKVTAQ; from the coding sequence ATGAAAAAAGTTTTATTATCAGCAGCAGCAACATTGATGGCAGCATCTGTTTTTGTTGGATTGCCATTAGTGTCAGCAGAAGAAATGGTAAAATTAGATTTTGCAGCCGTTGAGTCAGCATATGGTACAGATTTATGGAAAGAAATTATTGAGGCGTATAAAGAAATTAATCCAAATGTTGAAATTAGTTTAACGCAAGAAAAAGAACTAGAAGATGCATTGACACCACGTTTTCAATCTGGCGATTATCCTGATGTAGTAATGTTAGGATTAAGTCGTAAAAAAGCCTTACCTGAAACATTAATTAAAGACCATGCATTAGCAGATTTAACAGATGTAAAAGATTTAATGATTCCAGGTGAGGAAGGAACAGTTGCAGATAAATTATTACCTGGATTTACTGATTCAACTTCTACAAATCCATATAATGACGGTAAAACTTATTTAATGCCGATGTTCTACGGGCCAACAGGATTATTCTATAATAAAGGTTTGTTTAAAGAAAAAGGCTGGGAAGTGCCAAAAACTTGGGACGAAATGTGGGCATTAGCTGATAAGGCTAAAGAAGAAGGCATTGCTTTATTCACTTATCCAACAGCTAGCTACTTAGATACATTCTTTGCATCTGTTATCTTAAATAATGGTGGATTAGATTTTTATAATTCAGCAATGAACTATGATCCAGAAGTTTGGAAAGGTGAAGATTTATCGAATGTTTTTGAAATTTTAGGTAAATTAGCTGAAAATACTGAAGCAACAACAGTTGCGAATGCTAATAATGATAGCTACACACGCAACCAACAATTGATTTTAGATAATCAAGCATTATTTATGCCAAATGGTACATGGGTAGCGGGTGAAATGGCAGAAGCACCACGTGCAGACGGCTTTGAATGGGGAATGACGCCAGTTCCAACAGTTAAAGAAGGTATGGATCGTTATGCTTTTACATTTATAGAGCACATTTGGGTTCCGGAAGGAGCAGAACAAAAAGAAGCTGCTAAAGAATTTATTGCATTCTTGTATTCAGATAAAGCAGCAGAAATCTTTGCTACTCATAATGCTATTCAACCAATTAAAGGTATTGATGCAAAATTATCAGAAGAACAAAAAGTACTTTACAATGTTTACACTGACGGTGTTTTACCAGGTATGGGTGGATTTGTTGCAACAGAAGCAATTGAAGGTGTTAACTTAGGTGAAACATTATATGAATCATTTAACTCTGTTGTATCAGGCGATTTAGCGGTAAAAGATTGGCAAGCAAATGTTGTTGATATGATGGGTAAATTCCATGAAAAAGTGACAGCTCAATAA
- the gnpA gene encoding 1,3-beta-galactosyl-N-acetylhexosamine phosphorylase has protein sequence MAKTKGRVTLPSETNFLAETKELMERWGADAIRDSDGTKLSDDVKDLDAKIYTTYFVARNHNDFIKDHMEECQQLYLMSQFNLATTDTLEIDFMKGYYREQLTPNYDANPKEWWEVIDRTTGEVVPVTQWDVDSEADTVILHSVEAFHEYTVSFLAYKIWDPTQMYNHTTNNWGDSVPHDIPFNVTGQYSNQFMSDYLEQWCQDNPKTDVVRFTTFFYHFTLVFNDLAKEKFVDWFGYGASISIEALELFAQERGYRLRPEHIVDQGYYNSTHRTPTKEYLDYIDFMSHYVAQQAKKLVDIVHRHGKEAMMFLGDNWIGTEPYGKYFKEIGLDAVVGSVGGGATLRMISDIPHVNYTEGRFLPYFFPDVFKVGNDPTIEANKNWLTARRAMMRNPVDRIGYGGYLSLAYKFPRFVEYIEHVTDEFREIYEVVKGTKPYTALKVVILNAWGSLRTWQAHMVAHELPYKQIYSYLGIMESLSGAAVDVVFISFDDIIQHGVPEDVDVLINAGDAGTAFSGGEVWKNTDLVTAIRRFVHEGGGFIGVGEPSACHHQGRYFQLGDILGVEREMGYSLSTDKYFTKQLPTHFITADVKDVHAIDFGESMKNVYGLYESTQVIEFSHPKTSAESDGVVMPANAEGKEFGEIHLAANQYGKGRGVYIAGLPYSVENARLLLRALYFAANKEDMFEKWNCDNSFVEVHVYPERKKYAIVNNTNDIQKTIVYNGNGEGVEVTLAPSEIRWEVI, from the coding sequence GTGGCAAAAACTAAAGGTAGAGTCACTTTACCGAGTGAAACGAATTTTTTAGCAGAAACAAAAGAATTAATGGAACGTTGGGGTGCTGATGCTATTCGGGACTCTGACGGTACAAAATTAAGCGATGATGTTAAAGATTTAGATGCGAAAATTTACACAACGTATTTTGTGGCAAGAAATCATAACGATTTCATCAAAGACCATATGGAAGAATGTCAGCAACTCTATTTAATGTCGCAATTTAATTTAGCAACAACGGATACATTAGAAATTGATTTTATGAAAGGTTATTATCGTGAACAATTAACTCCTAATTATGATGCCAATCCAAAAGAGTGGTGGGAAGTTATCGACCGTACGACTGGTGAAGTGGTTCCGGTGACGCAGTGGGATGTTGATAGTGAAGCAGATACCGTTATATTGCATTCTGTTGAAGCTTTTCATGAATATACGGTTTCGTTTTTAGCGTACAAAATATGGGATCCGACCCAAATGTATAATCATACCACTAACAATTGGGGAGATAGTGTCCCGCATGATATTCCTTTCAATGTAACAGGGCAATACTCAAATCAATTTATGTCAGATTATCTCGAACAATGGTGTCAAGATAATCCTAAAACAGATGTGGTTCGTTTTACAACCTTTTTTTACCACTTTACTTTGGTGTTTAATGATTTAGCCAAAGAAAAATTTGTAGATTGGTTTGGTTATGGTGCATCAATTTCAATCGAAGCATTGGAACTATTTGCACAAGAAAGAGGGTATCGCCTGCGACCTGAGCATATCGTTGATCAAGGGTATTATAATTCAACGCATCGGACACCGACAAAAGAATATTTGGACTATATTGATTTTATGAGCCATTATGTAGCACAGCAAGCTAAAAAATTAGTGGATATCGTTCATCGTCATGGCAAGGAAGCAATGATGTTTTTAGGTGATAATTGGATTGGGACGGAACCTTATGGTAAGTATTTCAAGGAAATTGGGTTAGATGCTGTTGTAGGGTCAGTCGGTGGTGGCGCAACTTTACGTATGATTTCGGACATTCCGCATGTTAACTATACGGAAGGACGTTTTTTACCATATTTCTTCCCAGATGTCTTCAAAGTGGGCAATGACCCGACGATTGAGGCGAATAAAAATTGGTTAACTGCTCGCCGAGCGATGATGCGTAATCCTGTTGACCGTATTGGTTATGGTGGCTATTTAAGTTTAGCGTATAAATTTCCACGCTTTGTTGAATATATTGAGCATGTTACTGATGAATTTCGAGAAATCTATGAGGTTGTAAAAGGGACAAAACCATATACGGCATTGAAAGTGGTGATTTTGAATGCATGGGGTAGTCTTCGTACTTGGCAAGCACATATGGTTGCCCATGAATTACCGTATAAACAAATTTATTCTTATCTTGGTATTATGGAATCCTTGAGTGGAGCAGCGGTTGATGTGGTATTTATTAGTTTTGATGATATTATCCAACATGGCGTACCAGAAGATGTCGATGTATTGATTAATGCTGGAGATGCTGGTACGGCCTTTAGTGGTGGTGAGGTATGGAAAAATACAGACCTTGTAACTGCGATTCGACGATTTGTCCACGAGGGTGGTGGTTTTATTGGTGTCGGCGAGCCGAGTGCGTGTCATCATCAAGGTCGTTACTTCCAATTGGGTGATATTTTGGGTGTTGAGCGTGAAATGGGATATAGCCTATCGACCGATAAATATTTCACGAAGCAATTACCTACCCATTTTATAACAGCTGATGTAAAAGATGTTCATGCAATTGATTTTGGTGAAAGTATGAAAAATGTGTATGGTCTTTATGAGAGTACGCAAGTGATTGAGTTTAGTCATCCTAAAACGTCTGCAGAATCAGACGGTGTGGTGATGCCAGCGAATGCTGAAGGTAAAGAATTTGGTGAAATTCATTTAGCAGCTAATCAATATGGCAAAGGACGAGGAGTTTACATTGCTGGTTTGCCGTACAGTGTGGAAAATGCACGATTATTATTAAGAGCACTTTATTTTGCTGCCAATAAGGAAGATATGTTTGAAAAATGGAATTGTGATAATAGTTTTGTGGAAGTTCATGTCTACCCTGAAAGAAAAAAATATGCAATTGTGAATAATACTAATGATATACAAAAAACAATCGTGTATAATGGAAATGGAGAAGGTGTGGAAGTGACTTTAGCACCAAGCGAAATTCGATGGGAGGTAATATAA
- a CDS encoding helix-turn-helix domain-containing protein, translating into MYQNFALHHTFEDLASTHFDVISVNQSTYDANWHSMMHYHDFTEIFYCLDGEGHMQTHFGMQPIKKHSLIIVNPYVEHTEHSSIHNPLKYVVIGTRGPELIFPEKILANDLFLFDDTNLTYYHLINLILDEITIRQDYTSQIIDHLTNALLLTLSNHANSLFSSTNRSKLLSPSVSLAKNYIDNNYSKQITLETLEQRSHISKYHLSHLFKEEVGMSPINYLMEVRFHHAIELIKSTNYSIIQIAQTVGFYSNHYFSKKFKERYGITPKVFRSHYHQDPDFLEKMGLN; encoded by the coding sequence TTGTACCAGAATTTTGCATTACATCACACCTTTGAAGATTTAGCATCAACTCATTTTGACGTTATTTCAGTCAATCAATCGACTTATGACGCTAATTGGCATAGTATGATGCACTATCATGATTTCACTGAAATATTTTATTGTTTAGACGGAGAAGGTCATATGCAGACGCATTTTGGAATGCAACCGATTAAGAAACACTCCTTAATTATCGTCAATCCATATGTCGAGCATACTGAACACAGTTCCATACATAATCCTTTGAAATATGTGGTCATTGGAACTCGTGGTCCCGAGCTGATTTTTCCTGAAAAAATACTTGCCAATGACTTATTTTTATTTGATGATACTAACTTAACCTACTATCACTTAATCAATTTAATTTTAGACGAAATCACTATAAGACAAGATTATACGAGCCAAATCATTGACCATTTAACCAATGCTTTGCTATTAACATTAAGCAACCATGCTAACTCGCTGTTTTCTTCAACTAATCGGTCAAAATTATTATCACCTAGTGTTAGTTTAGCTAAAAATTATATCGATAATAATTATTCAAAACAGATAACATTAGAAACGCTAGAGCAACGGTCACATATTTCCAAATATCATCTTTCTCATTTATTCAAAGAAGAAGTAGGAATGTCGCCAATTAATTATTTAATGGAAGTACGTTTTCACCATGCAATTGAATTAATAAAATCAACCAATTATTCCATTATACAAATTGCTCAAACCGTTGGTTTCTACTCAAACCATTATTTTTCTAAAAAATTTAAGGAACGTTACGGTATTACACCAAAAGTATTCCGTAGTCACTATCATCAAGACCCTGATTTTTTAGAAAAAATGGGCCTAAATTGA
- a CDS encoding SIS domain-containing protein: MFKESVEKLEQLGAEITTREIRQQPELWSETLQTYKERESEIQQFLAAIISEHQRIRVIFTGAGTSQYVGDSITPYLKQVNDERVWDFRSVGTTDLVSNPRAYFQADIPTLLVSFARSGNSPESVAAVELAKTIVDELYQLTITCAPDGALAQNAQGDERNLVLLQPERSNDAGFAMTGSYSCMLLTALLTFDPSDLNAKSTWTRLAIDMGQNVINREEEIAAHLSGDFDRVIYLGSGGFAGLARETQLKILELTAGKIATAFDSSLGFRHGPKSFVNETSLAFVYVSNDEYTRAYDLDMLNELASDQIAQKVVAIRVEDNDSLKSESFDFTSDYKGVPDAYLTLPYVVFGQTVSLLAAIKVGNTPDTPSATGTVNRVVKGVIIHPFSK; encoded by the coding sequence ATGTTTAAAGAATCAGTAGAAAAATTAGAGCAATTAGGTGCTGAAATCACAACTAGAGAAATCAGACAACAACCAGAGCTTTGGAGTGAAACATTACAAACATATAAAGAACGTGAATCTGAAATTCAACAATTTTTAGCGGCAATTATTTCAGAACATCAGCGTATTCGTGTAATTTTCACTGGTGCAGGAACATCGCAATATGTTGGGGATTCTATTACACCTTATTTAAAACAAGTGAATGATGAACGTGTATGGGATTTCCGTTCAGTAGGGACAACGGACTTAGTGTCTAATCCACGAGCATATTTTCAAGCAGATATTCCAACTTTATTAGTTTCTTTTGCACGCAGTGGGAATTCACCAGAAAGTGTGGCTGCCGTTGAATTAGCTAAGACGATAGTCGACGAATTATATCAATTAACGATTACTTGTGCACCAGACGGAGCTTTAGCACAAAATGCACAAGGTGATGAACGAAACTTAGTATTATTACAGCCAGAGCGTTCGAATGACGCTGGTTTTGCGATGACTGGTAGCTATTCATGCATGCTATTAACAGCTCTCTTAACGTTTGACCCAAGTGATTTGAACGCTAAAAGTACTTGGACACGTCTTGCGATTGACATGGGACAAAATGTGATTAATCGTGAAGAAGAGATTGCTGCACATTTAAGTGGCGATTTTGACCGTGTAATTTATTTAGGTAGTGGTGGTTTTGCTGGTTTAGCTCGTGAAACACAATTGAAAATTTTAGAATTAACAGCAGGGAAAATTGCGACTGCCTTTGATTCTTCATTAGGATTCCGTCATGGACCTAAATCATTTGTGAACGAAACTTCTTTAGCGTTTGTTTATGTATCGAATGATGAATACACTCGTGCATATGATTTAGATATGTTAAATGAGTTAGCGAGTGATCAAATTGCACAAAAAGTGGTAGCTATTCGTGTAGAAGATAATGATTCATTGAAATCAGAATCATTTGATTTCACTTCAGACTATAAAGGAGTACCGGACGCATATCTAACATTACCTTATGTTGTATTTGGTCAAACAGTTTCACTATTAGCTGCTATTAAAGTAGGTAATACTCCGGATACACCGTCAGCAACAGGTACGGTAAACCGTGTAGTAAAAGGTGTAATTATACATCCATTTTCAAAATAA